A genomic window from Enterobacteriaceae endosymbiont of Macroplea appendiculata includes:
- the asd gene encoding aspartate-semialdehyde dehydrogenase yields the protein MMKNIGFAGWRGIVGSVLLKRMLYKNDFHNTKIFFLTTSQVGEQCPQYKNINIHPTLQDAYNLQLLLSLDIIITCQGSEYTRIVYHKLHEHDWKGYWIDAASYLRSLPCSCIVLDPINLHVIKKKIDMGIKTFVGGNCTVSLMLMALGELFKQDMIKWVFVSTYQAISGAGTKFIQELLLQNKFINDHIHNIINDNTLNILKLERKIASIMQNELFPKKHLTIPLINNVIPWIDQKMNNGQTKEEWKGQFETNKILDNKSITPIDGICVRVPTLRSHSQSFMIKLKTELSINNITELLQLHNKWVKIIPNDYTNTKKYLTPQATNNTLNVAIGRIKKLNIDKNCFSAFTVGDQLLWGAAEPLRRIFKLLTNII from the coding sequence ATAATGAAAAATATAGGTTTTGCAGGATGGCGTGGTATTGTTGGATCAGTTTTACTAAAAAGAATGTTATATAAAAATGATTTTCATAATACTAAAATATTTTTTTTAACTACTTCACAAGTAGGCGAACAATGTCCTCAATATAAAAATATTAATATACATCCAACGTTACAAGATGCATATAATCTTCAATTATTATTATCCTTAGATATAATTATTACATGTCAAGGTAGTGAATATACACGTATTGTATATCATAAATTGCATGAACATGATTGGAAAGGTTATTGGATAGATGCAGCATCATATTTACGTTCATTACCATGCTCATGTATTGTATTAGATCCAATTAATTTACATGTAATTAAAAAAAAAATAGATATGGGCATTAAAACTTTTGTAGGTGGTAATTGTACTGTAAGTTTAATGTTAATGGCATTAGGAGAATTATTTAAACAGGATATGATCAAATGGGTTTTTGTTTCGACATATCAAGCAATATCAGGTGCAGGTACTAAATTTATACAAGAATTATTATTACAAAATAAATTTATTAATGATCATATACATAATATTATTAATGATAATACGTTAAATATTTTAAAATTAGAAAGAAAAATTGCTAGTATTATGCAAAATGAATTATTTCCTAAAAAACATTTGACTATCCCATTAATTAATAATGTCATTCCATGGATAGATCAAAAAATGAATAATGGGCAAACTAAAGAGGAATGGAAAGGTCAATTTGAAACAAATAAAATATTAGATAATAAATCTATTACACCCATAGATGGAATCTGTGTTAGAGTACCTACATTGCGTTCTCATAGCCAATCTTTTATGATAAAATTAAAAACAGAACTATCAATTAATAATATTACTGAACTTCTTCAATTACATAATAAATGGGTAAAAATTATTCCTAATGATTATACAAATACAAAAAAATATTTAACACCTCAAGCTACAAATAATACACTAAATGTTGCAATTGGTAGAATAAAAAAATTAAATATAGATAAAAATTGTTTTTCTGCATTTACAGTAGGAGATCAATTATTATGGGGGGCAGCTGAACCATTAAGAAGAATATTTAAATTATTAACAAATATAATTTAA
- the ung gene encoding uracil-DNA glycosylase — MKIIHKINTDILQGKIIYPPKKYIFNIFNIINLYQLKIVILGQDPYHGINQAHGLAFSVMPKTKIPPTLKNIYKAIQYDIPKFYIPNHGYLIDWVKQGVMLLNTILTVEQNRPNSHANIGWEIFTNNVIKVINQYCTHIVFLLWGQKAHQKNILIDKNKHHILCTSHPSPFSFYKGFYICKHFSRANNYLQSHNITPVNWFIKPII, encoded by the coding sequence TATCCTCCTAAAAAATATATTTTCAATATATTTAATATAATAAATTTATATCAGTTAAAAATAGTTATTTTAGGTCAAGATCCTTATCATGGTATAAATCAAGCTCATGGTTTAGCTTTTTCTGTTATGCCTAAAACTAAAATTCCGCCTACATTAAAAAATATTTATAAAGCTATACAATACGATATACCAAAATTTTATATACCTAATCATGGTTATTTAATAGATTGGGTAAAACAAGGTGTAATGTTATTAAACACTATACTAACAGTAGAACAAAATCGGCCAAATTCACATGCTAATATTGGTTGGGAAATTTTTACAAATAATGTTATTAAAGTAATTAATCAATACTGTACTCATATAGTATTCCTTTTGTGGGGGCAAAAAGCACATCAAAAAAATATTTTAATTGATAAAAACAAACATCATATATTATGTACTTCACATCCTTCACCATTTTCTTTTTATAAAGGATTTTATATATGTAAACATTTTTCTCGTGCAAATAACTACTTGCAATCTCATAATATTACTCCTGTAAATTGGTTCATAAAACCTATCATATAA